In Mercurialis annua linkage group LG5, ddMerAnnu1.2, whole genome shotgun sequence, a single genomic region encodes these proteins:
- the LOC126681820 gene encoding uncharacterized protein LOC126681820, with protein sequence MEDDRNPPLNHEGIVPPPPPPPQDGLALNRANERVVPLPERRTLVEFFLPNVDNANYGCFAPPILANNFEIKPGTIQLLESRCQFYGLEREDPNAHLSKFTELRLFPSSLRDKARNWIQSLPSTSITTWKQLAQAFLNKYLSMGKTARMTKEIIDFLQLHGESLYQAWERFKELQRNCPHHHLGREHLVSIFYNGTNEGTRATIDAASGGSLMKKTYDEANNFLEELATNSCSWSTERMRQPPQKGIMTLEQTQEFEAMKGMDCPVLHQNSNEQVNYVNGQRQGNDPYSNTYNPGWRNHPNFSWRDNSGQANGNPNMGGANFQGGNHGPQTKATSTTTDHNTHPVFKIGMRMRGEKLTSLLRNGKELDDPHASKEKAIDLTTGTNEEEVTELPYVKPPPPPPFVPKVPFPGRLKKTRDNQKFHKFLEIFKKLQINISFADALREMPQYAKFLKEIITKKRSWDDKGTVSLTENCSSLILSDLPTKLKDPGRIFLVIKH encoded by the exons atggagGACGACCGTAACCCTCCGTTGAATCATGAGGGGATtgttccaccaccaccaccaccaccacaggATGGCCTAGCTCTTAATAGGGCAAACGAAAGGGTTGTCCCTCTTCCCGAAAGACGTACCTTGGTTGAGTTCTTCTTACCCAACGTGGACAACGCCAACTATGGATGTTTTGCACCTCCTATCCTCGctaacaattttgaaatcaagccgGGAACGATTCAACTACTTGAAAGTCGTTGCCAATTTTATGGGTTGGAACGCGAGGATCCAAACGCTCATCTTTCAAAATTCACGGAG cttcgtctTTTCCCTTCCTCTTTGAGGGATAAAGCAAggaattggattcaatcacttccaAGCACCTCAATCACAACATGGAAGCAATTGGCACAAGCTTTTCTCAATAAGTATTTATCTATGGGAAAAACGGCGAGGATGACCaaggaaattatagattttctccAATTACATGGTGAATCTCTATACCAAGCTTGGGAACGCTTCAAAGAGCTTCAACGAAATTGTCCGCATCATCATCTAGGAAGGGAGCATCTTGTCTCTATTTTCTATAATGGTACCAATGAGGGTACACGGGCAACAATTGATGCGGCATCGGGAGGATCACTTATGAAGAAAACTTATGATGAGGCCAATAACTTTCTAGAGGAACTCGctacaaatagttgttcttGGTCAACCGAGCGGATGAGGCAACCACCTCAAAAGGGTATAATGACCCTCGAACAAACccaagaatttgaagcaatgaaa GGAATGGATTGCCCCGTTctacatcaaaactcaaatgagcAAGTTAACTACGTCAATGGGCAAAGGCAAGGAAATGACCCATATTCCAACACCTACAATCCggggtggaggaatcatcctaacTTTTCATGGAGGGATAATTCGGGTCAAGCCAATGGCAACCCAAATATGGGAGGAGCAAATTTCCAAGGAGGAAACCATGGTCCACAAACCAAGGCAACTTCAACAACTACCGACCACAACACCCACCCGGTTTTCAAAATCGGAATGCGGATGAGGGGAGAAAAATTGACaagcttattgaggaa CGGGAAAGAACTtgatgatccacatgcaagtaaAGAGAAAGCGATCGATCTAACAACGGGCACAAATGAGGAGGAAGTAACCGAACTTCCATATGTTAAACCGCCGCCTCCTCCTCCATTTGTGCCGAAGGTCCCTTTCCCGGGACGATTAAAGAAGACGCGGGACaaccaaaaattccataaatttttggaaattttcaagaaactcCAAATCAACATAAGCTTTGCGGATGCTTTGCGTGAGATGCCTCAATACGCGAAGTTTCTCAAAGAAATCATAACGAAGAAACGGAGTTGGGACGACAAAGGCACAGTTTCCCTAACGGAAAATTGTAGCTCACTCATCCTTAGTGACTTGCCCACCAAGcttaaggacccaggga ggatatttttggtgatcaaacATTGA